The Brassica oleracea var. oleracea cultivar TO1000 chromosome C7, BOL, whole genome shotgun sequence sequence GATCCGAGATTGTTGTGAAGATACTCGGATACGGCGACCGGTACGGCTAAATCCTTAACGCTTTGGACTATGTGACAAGGGACAGAGACAAATGGTAAGATTTGTCTCATGTCGCTATGGAAAATGGTCTGAGCCAGGGAGAGTGCTATGTCCGGACGCATGTTGAAGAGCGTCCTGCTGAATTCTTGAACGGCTACTGAGTCTAAGTCGCCACCTACCGCTAGTGGAGCGAAACCTAAACACCACGCTTTGTAGTTGCTTCGCATCGCTTCGAAAAGCTGGTTTAGGTCTTCTTCCTCGAATCCACCTTGGTAATCAGCATCGTTCACGTATCTAAAACGCATCACAAGAATCACACCCAAAAAATCATTTAAATTAACAAATAAAAACTGTAATATTTTAATGAATTTTTTGAGAAATAGGATAATTCCGACAAGCGAAGGAACATGGATATACTTTTGTCGACGTTATGTCCGAAACAGAGATGTAATAATAAAAAAATATATATATATGTATATACATATACATATACATATATATATATATATATATATATATATATATACCGTGGGGAAGCAGAAATCATGACGATTTTGGAGAAGAAGTCAGGTCGGTTAAGAGAAGCCAAGACACCAACCATGCCGGATAGAGAGTGACCAACAAAGATACAAGACTCGATTTGGAGATCTTCTAAAATTGCAATCAAATCAAAAGAGAAACCTTCGAGAGTCGAGTAACGATCGAAGTCGAAATATTCCGGATTGGTCGTACCGGCTCCCATGTTGTCGTAGAGCACGAGGCGGTAATCCTCGACCAGATGAGGGACCAGGTGTTTCCATACTGACTGGTCCGTACCGAACCCGTGACCTAATACGATCGTCCCTTGATTTCCTGAGCCAATCACCTTCACGTTGTGAGCTTCCTCTACTACACCCATCTCTCTCTCTCTCTCTCTCTCTCTCTCTCTCTCTAGACACAAGAAAATCTTCTCTACCTGCGTTTGTTACTTCTGTTTAGCACACTTTATAATATACGATGTTTATTTTTATGCGTATTAAATCAGATGCATGTATACGTTGTTAATTTTTTTGTTAAAAAATAATTTGTGCATATGCTAATTTATCAGGCGGTAGTATATGAAAATAATAATATCGATAATTAGTCAATTCTTAATTTTGGCATGTATAAAGGCTGCAATAAATATGTGACGTCTATAAGCCACATATTTTTATTTTCTACTCAACTAACTTAACATATAGATACAAAGAGCCTTATCCTTGGATAATCTGGTATATTTGGAAGGCTATGAATGATAAGCTATTCAGGGGTATCGACACCCACTAGAACTAGTCAAATATGCAGAGAGTGAATGTCAAGCTTGGTACAATGCAAAGGAAGCTATACATGTTCCTCTGCAGGCACAAACTGTTGAAGAACCACGAGCCTTAAGCTTGGGTGATATTTGTATGGTGGATGGTTCATGGACCTCCACAGTTCAATTTAGTGGAGTGGGATGGGTTTGGAAAGATAGCATGGAAAAGATTCAGCTTATAGGGACACATAACTTAAGAAGGCGTGAGACAGCATTACACTCGGACACTACAAGAAAACAGCGGTATTCTAACGGACATTCCAACGGAAAATGAAATCCTCGGAATTTCCCGAGGAATTTGGGTTTCCTCGGAATTTCCTCGGAATATACCGACGGAATTCCGAGGAAATATCAATCTGTCAGAATATTCCGAGGAAATTCCGAGGAAACCCAAATTCCTCGGGAAATTCCGAGGATTTCATTTTCCGTTGGAATGTCCGTTAGAATACCGCTGTTTTCTTGTAGTGTCCGAGTGTAATGCTGTCTCACGCCTTCTTAAGTTATGTGTCCCTATAAGCTGAATCTTTTCCATGCTATCTTTCCAAACCCATCCCACTCCACTAAATTGAACTGTGGAGGTCCATGAACCATCCACCATACAAATATCACCCAAGCTTAAGGCTCGTGGTTCTTCAACAGTTTGTGCCTGCAGAGGAACATGTATAGCTTCCTTTGCATTGTACCAAGCTTGACATTCACTCTCTGCATATTTGACTAGTTCTAGTGGGTGTCGATACCCCTGAATAGCTTATCATTCATAGCCTTCCAAATATACCAGATTATCCAAGGATAAGGCTCTTTGTATCTATATGTTAAGTTAGTTGAGTAGAAAATAAAAATATGTGGCTTATAGACGTCACATATTTATTGCAGCCTTTATACATGCCAAAATTAAGAATTGACTAATTATCGATATTATTATTTTCATATACTACCGCCTGATAAATTAGCATATGCACAAATTATTTTTTAACAAAAAAATTAACAACGTATACATGCATCTGATTTAATACGCATAAAAATAAACATCGTATATTATAAAGTGTGCTAAACAGAAGTAACAAACGCAGGTAGAGAAGATTTTCTTGTGTCTAGAGAGAGAGAGAGAGAGAGAGAGAGAGAGAGANNNNNNNNNNNNNNNNNNNNNNNNNNNNNNNNNNNNNNNNNNNNNNNNNNNNNNNNNNNNNNNNNNNNNNNNNNNNNNNNNNNNNNNNNNNNNNNNNNNNNNNNNNNNNNNNNNNNNNNNNNNNNNNNNNNNNNNNNNNNNNNNNNNNNNNNNNNNNNNNNNNNNNNNNNNNNNNNNNNNNNNNNNNNNNNNNNNNNNNNNNNNNNNNNNNNNNNNNNNNNNNNNNNNNNNNNNNNNNNNNNNNNNNNNNNNNNNNNNNNNNNNNNNNNNNNNNNNNNNNNNNNNNNNNNNNNNNNNNNNNNNNNNNNNNNNNNNNNNNNNNNNNNNNNNNNNNNNNNNNNNNNNNNNNNNNNNNNNNNNNNNNNNNNNNNNNNNNNNNNNNNNNNNNNNNNNNNNNNNNNNNNNNNNNNNNNNNNNNNNNNNNNNNNNNNNNNNNNNNNNNNNNNNNNNNNNNNNNNNNNNNNNNNNNNNNNNNNNNNNNNNNNNNNNNNNNNNNNNNNNNNNNNNNNNNNNNNNNNNNNNNNNNNNNNNNNNNNNNNNNNNNNNNNNNNNNNNNNNNNNNNNNNNNNNNNNNNNNNNNNNNNNNNNNNNNNNNNNNNNNNNNNNNNNNNNNNNNNNNNNNNNNNNNNNNNNNNNNNNNNNNNNNNNNNNNNNNNNNNNNNNNNNNNNNNNNNNNNNNNNNNNNNNNNNNNNNNNNNNNNNNNNNNNNNNNNNNNNNNNNNNNNNNNNNNNNNNNNNNNNNNNNNNNNNNNNNNNNNNNNNNNNNNNNNNNNNNNNNNNNNNNNNNNNNNNNNNNNNNNNNNNNNNNNNNNNNNNNNNNNNNNNNNNNNNNNNNNNNNNNNNNNNNNNNNNNNNNNNNNNNNNNNNNNNNNNNNNNNNNNNNNNNNNNNNNNNNNNNNNNNNNNNNNNNNNNNNNNNNNNNNNNNNNNNNNNNNNNNNNNNNNNNNNNNNNNNNNNNNNNNNNNNNNNNNNNNNNNNNNNNNNNNNNNNNNNNNNNNNNNNNNNNNNNNNNNNNNNNNNNNNNNNNNNNNNNNNNNNNNNNNNNNNNNNNNNNNNNNNNNNNNNNNNNNNNNNNNNNNNNNNNNNNNNNNNNNNNNNNNNNNNNNNNNNNNNNNNNNNNNNNNNNNNNNNNNNNNNNNNNNNNNNNNNNNNNNNNNNNNNNNNNNNNNNNNNNNNNNNNNNNNNNNNNNNNNNNNNNNNNNNNNNNNNNNNNNNNNNNNNNNNNNNNNNNNNNNNNNNNNNNNNNNNNGAATTTCAATTTAAAAAAATAAATTTATAATTTTTTTTTTTAATTTTGGAAATATTCCGAGGAAGTTTATCCCTCGGAATATTCCAACGACATCTTCCTCGGAATATTCCGAGGAATTTCCGACGAACTTGTGGTCCTCGAAAATTCCGAGGAAATAGGGTTTCCTCGGAATTCCGTCGGAAATTTCCGAGAGATTTCCGAGGAAAGATGAATTTCCGAGGAGTTATTTCCGAGGACTTTTTTCGTCGGTATGTCGTCGGAATAGCGTTATTCCGACGACATACCGACGATTTTTTCCCTCAGTATGCCGCTGTTTTTTTGTAGTGGGAACTGGAAGCGCTAAAATGGGCAATGAAGAGTATGATACAACATTCGACCTGCCAGAGATTTGAGACAGATTACAAGGACCTGGTTGCAATGATAACGGGCCCACAAGCTTAGCCAAACTTTTCAACAGAACTGGAGGTCATTCAAACTCTTCGGTTGTGTTTTTCGGACTTTAAGATCAACTACTTTCCAGGGACGCAAAATGAGATTGCAAACTCGTTAGCTAGGAATGCACGTTCTTTTCATAGATATCTTTGTTTTACCGATTGTTCTATTCCGCTCTGGTTAGCCAGACCATCTTGAAGCTTGAGTAATAAAAGGGTTTGTTGCGAGAAAAAAAAAACATATAGATATAAAGATCTTTGTTAACTTACTTTGGGAGTACCAAATCATTTGGTTATAAGAAGAAGTTTAAGTACCAGGTCAATCTCATAACACATTTATCATAAAACATTATGCAAATCGTGTGATTATATTTTGACACGTTGGAACGTTAATTAGCACCACACACACACCTAGAATACTACTCAGGAGCCAGGTGAATATAAAACTACAGTAAAATAACCATTTAAAATCAACATATATATATTGAATTGTTTATTATACCAAATAATAATTAGGTTAAGAATCAGAAACCGCATGGGGTTCGTGTTACGTGGAAGGCCAAGGTGAGCATGCGACCACGTAATCAAATGGACTTCCTCATGTTTGCATGTGTTGAGACTGTGAGAGAATACTGCCCCATCTAC is a genomic window containing:
- the LOC106301808 gene encoding probable esterase KAI2, with product MGVVEEAHNVKVIGSGNQGTIVLGHGFGTDQSVWKHLVPHLVEDYRLVLYDNMGAGTTNPEYFDFDRYSTLEGFSFDLIAILEDLQIESCIFVGHSLSGMVGVLASLNRPDFFSKIVMISASPRYVNDADYQGGFEEEDLNQLFEAMRSNYKAWCLGFAPLAVGGDLDSVAVQEFSRTLFNMRPDIALSLAQTIFHSDMRQILPFVSVPCHIVQSVKDLAVPVAVSEYLHNNLGSESVVEVMSSDGHLPQLSSPDSVIPVLLRHIRNDIAL